TGACCCGCCGAACAGGTCCAGCACCACATCGCCCTTGCGGCTGCTGTTGCGTATCGCACGGGCGCACAGCTCCACGGGCTTCATCGTCGGGTGTTCTTCGCTGCGCGTGGGACGGGGGATCTCCCAGACGGTGGTTTCCGCGCGTCCGCCATACCACTTGTGGCTTGCGCCAGCCGCCCAGCCGTAAAGTATCGGCTCGTGCTGCCACTGGTAGTCCTGTCTGCCGAGAACGAAGCTCTGCTTGGCCCAGATAACGGTTTGTTTGACCTCGAAACCGCTGTCCAGCAAAGTCTGCCGGAACAGCATGGTCTTGCCGTCAGCATGACAGACATAATAAGGCGTCCCGCCGTCGCAGACCTTACGCATGGCGTTGAACGCCTTGCCGAGGAACGCGCTGAAATCCGCGTCGGACATCGCGTCGTTCTGTATGGTCAGGCGCTTCTTGGTTTTGCCGACATAGGCGATGCCATACGGCGGGTCGGTGAATATCATGTCGGCCTTGGCACCGTCCATCAGGCGGTTGACGGCAGCCTCGCCGGTCGAATCGCCGCAAAGCAGGCGATGGTCGCCAAGCAGCCACAGGTCGCCGGGCTTGGTAATGGCGGTCCCTGGCTTATCCGGCACTTCATCCAGCCTGTCCTCATCCAGAAGCGCTTCGTCCTGAGCCAGTTCGCCCAACTCGTCGTCCGAGAAGCCGACCTCGCGCAGGAAATCCGCGTCAAAATCGTTGGCGAGTATGTCCATGTCCCAGTCGCCTGACGAGATGTTATCCCGCAGCATCCGCTTGGCTTCCAGTTCCGGATTGTCCATGACGATAACCGGCACTTCCTTCATGCCAATCTCGACAGCCGCACGGTAGCGCTGGTTGCCCGCGAATATCACCATCTCCTTGTTGACGAGTATGGGCCGCGCTTCAAAATAATCGCGGTCTTCGCGAAGGCTGGCGCACAAACGCTTGAACGCTTCGTCCTTTATGACGCGCGGGTTCTGCGGATTGGGTTTGATTTTACCGACGGGGATATATTCAGGCTTAAGCATTGGAACCTCCGGTTAAAGCTTGAGCGGAGTGCCGGAACCGCCCCGGCCCCTTGAGTGTGGGACACTCATGGCTCTCTCTTGAGCCCTCCTCCGCAAATATCTTCCACGACAGGTCTTTGTGTTTCGGATAGTTCAGGTTCCAGGTGAAAGGCGACTCGCGTAGCAGTGCCTTGCGCTCTTTGTGCGAGCAGAGGAATTTGCAGTAGCGGAACTGGAAGCCGGTTATCTTGTGCAACCCGAGTTTGCGGACAAATCCGGCTTCGCGCGTGCCGTAGCGGGTTATCAGAAAGCGCGGGTGAACCACTTCGCCGTCGGCGGTGGCATAGAACTGGCTGACGATGCTGCCGCCGTAGAGCCAG
This is a stretch of genomic DNA from Elusimicrobiales bacterium. It encodes these proteins:
- a CDS encoding DNA modification methylase, whose protein sequence is MLKPEYIPVGKIKPNPQNPRVIKDEAFKRLCASLREDRDYFEARPILVNKEMVIFAGNQRYRAAVEIGMKEVPVIVMDNPELEAKRMLRDNISSGDWDMDILANDFDADFLREVGFSDDELGELAQDEALLDEDRLDEVPDKPGTAITKPGDLWLLGDHRLLCGDSTGEAAVNRLMDGAKADMIFTDPPYGIAYVGKTKKRLTIQNDAMSDADFSAFLGKAFNAMRKVCDGGTPYYVCHADGKTMLFRQTLLDSGFEVKQTVIWAKQSFVLGRQDYQWQHEPILYGWAAGASHKWYGGRAETTVWEIPRPTRSEEHPTMKPVELCARAIRNSSRKGDVVLDLFGGSGSTLIACEHTGRKACLCEIDPLYADVIVKRWEQATGRKAEVQHAS